TCAGGAAATTTATAATACGCTCGTGTGGGCATTGGTGTACGATGGATTTCAGGCGCATGGTTTTTTCGTACGCCTTTTTGGCGATTTCCTTGGTAAAATCAAACAACAGATCAGGATGTGCCGCCATGAACTCCCGAAAATGCGCTGTAGTGAAACTGAACACTTCCGCTGTTTCGCTCGCGATCATAGCGTTGGCCGGATATCTTTCGCCCAATAAAAAAGGGGGTTCCCCTAAAAACTGGTTCTCGAGCACTTTATTAATCAAAAACTCCTTCCCTTCAGAATCGATATTATAAATCTTCACTTCACCTTCCAAAAGATAAAAAAGGTGACTTGCCCTTTGATCTTCACGAAAGAGGACATCTTTCTTTTTCATTTCAAGGACGGGGATGCCGTTTTCAAGTAATATCTCTCGTGTAAACATTGGCAGTTTTATTTCAAATTTAACAAAATTTATTCATACACCACGCCCAAGGCGCTTCAAAAAGGGATAAAAATCGTTATTTTTGAACATCAATAGAAGATGCGATTATGGCAACAACTTTCAACCCACGGGATATTACTTGGCTGGCCTTCAACGAACGTGTGCTGCAGGAAGCGATGGACGCCAATGTACCGCTGCATCTTCGTATCAGATTTCTTGGGATCTTCTCGAACAACCTCGATGAGTTCTTTCGAGTGCGGGTGGCCGGGCTTAAACGTGCGATGGATTTCAAGGAAAAATTCATCACCGAATCCTTTTATCAGCCACCTACAAAAATCCTTCAGAACATCAATGAGATTGTCATCCGACAGCAACTGAATTTCGATAAAACCTGGCGAAAGATTCAGATTGAAATGGCAGCCGAAAACATCTTCATAAAAACAGCCAACAATCTTACAGAAACACAGAAAAAATTTGTCCGCCAATATTTTGATGAAACGGTAGAGAGTAACGTGATCCCTATTTTGCTTCATGAAAACGCGCCGATGCCTTATCTTCGCGATAAGTCGCTTTATATGGGAATCGCGATGCGGCGTAAAGACGTGCAGTACGCCAGTAATTATGCCATCATCGAGATCCCTTCGCGTGCAGTGGGCCGTTTTGTACTGCTCCCTACCGAAAACCAGGAGAAAAATGTAATGTTGCTGGAAGAAGTGATTGCCTTTAACCTGCCACATATTTTTTCATATTTCGGGTATGATGAGTTCGTGGCGCACTGCTTCAAAGTGACTAAAGATGCCGAATTTGACCTTGATAATGATATTAAAACTACACTCGCCGAAAAAATAGAAAAAGGCATCAAGTCCCGCCGTAAAGGGAAACCTACGCGTTTCGTCTTCGATCGTGAGATGGATAAGGCATTGCTGGAGTTCCTCATCCGGAAGCTCAATCTTACGAAAAGAGACAGCATTATACCCGGTGGCAAAATTCATAATTTCCGGCATTTCATGGATTTCCCTGAGGTCTTCAAAGATGATGCAACTCCCGAAGAAAGAACCTCGTTTGAACACCCCAAATTTCTTCAACAAAGAGTCACCGATGTCATTCAACAGACTGATGTGCTGCTTACCTTCCCCTATCACCGTTTCACGCCGGTCATCGATTTGCTGCGCGAAGCGGCCATGGACCCCGAGGTAAAATCCATACAAATTACCGCCTACCGCCTTGCCAGCCAGTCAAAGATTGCAAACGCGCTCATCAACGCGGTTCGTAACGGGAAAGAAGTAACTGTAATGCTGGAACTTCGTGCGCGGTTTGACGAGGAAAGCAACCTGGTCTGGAAAGACCTGCTGGAGCAGGAAGGCGTAAAAGTGCTGGTCGGCATCCCGAATAAAAAAGTACACGCCAAACTTTGCATCATCAAGAAGCGCTCGCAAAACAAAACCATACAGTACGGCTTTGTAAGTACCGGCAACTTTAATGAAAAAACAGCCAAAATCTATGGCGATCACTTATTGATGACATCAGACCGTGGCATCATGGCAGATATCAATAAAGTCTTTCACGTTTTACGCAAGCCTAAAAACGATTTTCTGCCCACCCTGAAATCCTGTAAAAACCTGTTGCTGTGCCCACAGTTTATGCGCGAAAAAATCACGCAGCATATTGAGCTTGAAATTGCGGAAGCCAAAGCAAACCGAAGAGCGGAAATCATTATTAAAGTAAACTCGCTGAGTGACCGCGATCTTATCACCAAACTATATGCAGCCGCTGAGGCCGGTGTGACAGTGAAACTTATTGTACGTGGGATCTACTGCGCCGTGAACCAAAAGAACTTCAAGAAAAAAATCCACGCCATCAGTATCGTAGATGAATATCTGGAACATGCGCGTGTGATGTATTTCTACAACAAAGGCCATGAAGACCTCTACATTTCTTCAGCCGACTGGATGACGCGGAACCTTGACCACCGCATTGAAGCCGCCGTTAAAATCACCCAGAAAAACCTAAAGAAAGAAATCAGGGACATGCTTGACATTCAGCTAAGTGACAATGTGAAAGCACGCATCCTTGATAAAAAGCTCCGGAACGAATATGTGAAGACCGACGGCCCCGAGTTACGCTCCCAGGTCGCTACCTATCATTATCTGAAAAACCTCGGTAATCCTGCATAAACCGTTTTCCTATTTGCGTAATCATTAAAAAACCTTACCTTCGCCACACTTTTGGAAAAGGGAACCACGTGCGAATCGTGGACTGTCCCCGCAACTGTAAATCACATAAAGAAATTACCTCAAACAAACCACTGGAAACGGGAAGGTGAAGTAATGTGAAAGTCAGGAGACCTTGCCAGAAACACGATTAATAAACGCTTTCGGAGGAAGAGACGTGAATGTGCCGCACAATTTCTGTTCGGTTTTATTTACCCACATTTTTCCGATAAGTACCACACTAACTTATATAATTCTTATGAGAAAGAAATTATTTTTTGTGGGTGCGATGCTTGTCGTAAGTTCAAACATTTTCGCCCAGCAGGAGCAAGAATCCACCATTGATGAAGTCACCATTGCTTCAAAAACACGCCAACAACTCTACAAAACCGGCAAAAATGTACAGTTGATCACCGCAAAAGACCTCGAGAAACAGCAGGGAAAATCGCTTACAGAAGTATTAAACCAAGTCGCAGGTTTTCATACCGTAGGAAACTATGGCAATTCTCCCGAACCGAAGGCCCTGAAGATCCGTGGCGGGAAAAGTGCCAACATCTTGATCTTGCTTGATGGGATTCCGCTGAAAGATGTTACAGGAAACGATTATACGCTATCAGACCTGCGCCTGCTGGCTTTAGAAAACATCGAAAGCATCGAAATACTAAACGGGGCCTCTTCGGTACTGTATGGCAGCAACGCGACTGTGTCGGTCATTAACATCAAAACAAAACATACTTCAGTTAAAAGTATAGAAGGAATTTTATCCGCGCGCGCCGGCTCCTTTTCCACTTTCGGACAAAATGCGTTGATAAAAGGCAGGTGGAAGCAGTTCGGTTATCAGGTGTCCGGTTTTAATGAAAAATCCGAAGGTATTTCTTCAGCCGCAGGAAAAGATTTCGAGAAAGACGGTTTTGAAAAACAGAATTTTAACGCCCAGGTGGGTTATTTAGGCGAGGCCCTGCAGGCCAACATCAGCGCTGGCTGGCAGCATCACCTTTTCGATTATGATGGTGGCGCTTTTACCGACGCAGAATACCGATCCGACGACCGGCAACACTACGTTAGCGCGAATGCCGGCTATCGTTATAAAAACGGCGAAATTACGTTTAACGCACGCTTTTCGGGCAATGAAAGACTGGGTGAGAGCTGGGTAAACAACCGCTATGAAGATCAGTTCTCCTACACCGGAAGAAACTTCTTTGCGGAACTGTTTAACAATTACCGATTTTCAGAATTCGCCAGCATCACCGCCGGTGTACAGTATGAAGACCAAAGGATGGGCGCAAAATCGCTACCGTGGGGCGGATCTGGGCTGCATGATGATTTATTCATAGATGACACTACGTTTCATCATTTCGATGTGTTTGCCAACCTGCAACTCAGTTACAAATCATTACACGCTGATGCAGGCGTTCGAATGACTGAAAACTCTAAATTTGGCAATTACTGGGTGTACAGCCTAAACCCATATTTACTGAAGGAAACATCGGAACTGTTTTTTAAAGCTGGCTATTCTTATTCTACCGCATTTATTGCACCGACGCTGTATCAAACTTACGGTTCGCTTCCTTATGTTCTGCCGAATTTCGAACTTACCCCAGAAACAAACAGCGCGCATGAAATCAACCTCAGCGCCGGTAAGAAAGACAGAAGTCTAAGCATCACTGCCAGCCTTTTCTATCGTGATGAACAAGATGCATTTGCCTATGAAACAGTAGATTACACCACTTATGCCGGCCAGTTCAGAAATATCGCGCAAAATTCCGCCAAAGGTTTCGAGATTGGTGCGGACTATCAACCTGTGAGACAGCTTCGTTTTGGAGGAAACTTCAGCTTTACTGAAAAAGAGGAAAATACGACGATGCTAAGACAGCCTAAACAGCGCGTGAATTCGTATCTTGATCTTCAACTTTTGAAAAATACGCAGATATTACTGAACCATCAGTTTGTCTCCTCCCGCACAGATTCTTACTATGACGGATCTACATTCAGTGTGAAAGAAGTTACTTTAGAGCCCTACCATGTATTCAGCCTGAATGTACAACAAAAAATACGGCCACATGTGGAAGCCTATTTACATGTCGGCAACCTGTTTAATGAGCGGTATGTGGATATAGTGGGTTACCGCGTGAAGCCACGCCATTATACTTTTGGCGTTAATTACCGATTTTGAAGCTAATAAAATTTTTGGGAGCGTTGTTAGGGCTTAAAGCCCTAACAACGCTTTTTAAGGTGAGGGTTCAAGCCCCAGCGTGGCCGCTTCGCGGATGACGAAGGTTCGGGCTTCGGTTTTATCATTTGCGATCTCGCCTTCCAGGATTGCTTCTTTTACTTTTTCCTTCAAAATCCCGATCTCACGACCTGGCTTCAAATTGAAAAGCCCCATGATTTCCTCGCCTGAGATTGGCGGCTGAAAGTTTCGGATATGGTCTTTCTCTTCCACCTCCTTTATCTTTAGGGCTACATATTCAAAATTCTTCTTGAATTTCGCCTGTTTATGGCTGTTTTTCGTTGTGATATCTGCTTTGCAAAGGGTAAAGAGATCTTCTAAATCCTCACCGGCATCGAAGAGCAGACGGCGCAAGGCCGCATCAGATGTTCCGTCATCAATCAATGCGATGGGACGTGATGAAAGTTTCACCATTTTCTGCACATACCTAAGATCATACCCCAATGGAAGTTTAAGCCTCTGAAACAATTGTTTTACCATTTTTGAGCCTAAAAACTCATGCCCATGAAAAGTCCAGCCTGTACCTTCAACAAATTTTTTAGTGGGTGCTTTGCCTATATCATGAAGTAACGCGGCCCAGCGTAGCCACAGCTTATCGGTGTTCCGTGAGATGTTATCTACGACTTCCAGCGTGTGCCAAAAGTTATCTTTGTGTGTTTGCCCTTCCACTTCCTCTATGCCGCGCAGTGCAGTTAACTCAGGAATGATAAGTTGTAACAGACCTGTTTGTTCCATCAATTTCAGACCTATGGAAGGCTTTTCAGACAGCATCATTTTGTTAAATTCAACCATCACCCGCTCCATGGATACAATCGAGATTCTTGCGGCTTCTTTCTTAATGGCCTGTAGAGAACGATCTTCAATACTGAAATTCAAAGTAGCGGCAAAACGTATCGCGCGCATCATCCGCAGCGGATCATCAGAATACGTCTGGCTGGGCTCAAGCGGTGTGCGTAAAATCTTGTTCTGTATATCAGTTATGCCACCAAACGGATCTATCAGTTCACCAAAGGCATCTTGATTAAGAGAAATCGCAAGTGCATTGATGGTAAAATCACGACGTTTCTGGTCATCCTCCAGACTTCCTGTTTCAACGGAGGGCTTGCGTGAATTTTCGGCATAACTTTCTTTCCGTGCCCCTACAAACTCGAGATCGAGACCGTGATGGCGGAACATCGCTGTACCGTAATTTCTGAATACCGACACTTTTTGGTTTGGGTTAATTTCTTTCGCGACTGCCTGTGCCAAGGTGATACCGTTGCCTTCGGTAACAAAATCGATATCCGTGGGTGCCTGCCTTTTCATCAGCAAATCCCTTACATATCCGCCAACGATGTAGACCGATTGGTTATGTTGCGCTGCAATGCCAGATATGAGTTTAAAGAGTTTTAGATTTCTATTTTGGGAAAGATTGATCATCATGCAGGTTACGGTAATTGGCTGCAAAGATACGGAAAGTGCTGCGTTAGGAAAAACCAGTTGATGTGACGGAAAATGATGGACGTTCTTGGCCTGCTGTTGGCAAAAGCCAGCTGTTTATTTCTTCTTCTAAACATTGGGTTTGTAGAATGATAGCATTTATAAAATCATCTGGGATGTTGGTTGTTTCGCTGTTTTCAAGGTTCCACAACTCGTCGCTCATCATTTGATATTCCGTAAAGATTCTTTTAAAACGATCGCTTTTTTCTTCTAAAGCCTGTATTTCTTTTTGATGGCTGCTGAATTTCCGGTACGGTCTTTTGGGAGTCATAGAGAGTTTTTTTAAAATTAAAAGATAAGAAAACCGTGAAAAACGGCTGTTAGAAGTAAAATACCACCATTGCAATGTTTTGGAAATGAAACTATTACATAACACTCGAAGAATTATAATTTAAAAGTAAATATAATATCAACATGAAAAAATATTTTAACAGCTTTTTCTTAATCTTTAACATATAGTTATAAATTTGCATTGATACCTATATATGAAGACTCTTCTGCTGCGGCAAAAACAAGTGATCCTTTTCATTATCGCCGGTGCACTGAGCGCGGTGGTGGAGATTGGGTCTTTTAAAATATTCAGTATTTATCTGCCTACTGTATTCCCCTGGGAGTATCGTTTTTATGGCATACATTTCCCGCTGAGCAATATTTTCTCTACCAGTTGTGGTATCCTCACCAATTATTTCCTGAGCATCTGGTTTGTATTCGTACGCGGCCGCCATTCTAAAAACCGGGAGTTCGTGTACTTCATGGGCGTATCATTCCTTTCTACGATGGTAAGCCTGGCCTTTTTCCAGATATTTTTCGGGTTTGTATTCTCCAGTCATCTAGATTTAAGTATGATCGTCATCAGCCGCGAGATGTTGAGTAAAGTTTCGGCCATCTTGCTGGTTTCTGTGATGAATTATACGGTGAAGAAAAAAATTATTTTTAACGGGTAAAAGCCGGTGGATAATCCTTTAAGAAGATAAAAAAATGACAAGAATCCTGAATTATATATGGCGTGGGTGGATGGTTATTTTGGGAACTGTGCTTACACTGGCGCTGGGAATCCCTGTCCTGTTGCTCTCCATCAGAAAAAATCATTATAAATACGCCTACAAAGTCATCAGACTATGGTGCTACGGGATGTTTTACGGGATGGGTTTCCGCTATGAACTCATACGGCTGACGGATAAAAAAATAGATCCGTCTATGCAGTATGTATTTGTATCTAACCATACATCTATTATGGATGTAATGCTGCCGTGCATATTGATGCCTCATCATCCTTTATGCTACGTGGGGAAAAAAGAACTGGTGAAGATCCCCGTTTTCGGCATCATTTACAAAAGAGTTTGCGTGATGGTGGACCGCAGTTCGGCCAGGAGCCGCGCTGAGGTTTATCGCCGTTGCGCAGAAAGAATGGAGGAAGGCCAAAGCATTGTGATCTTCCCAGAAGGTGGCGTACCCGATGACACTTCGGTGGTGCTGGATCAGTTTAAGGATGGTGCTTTTATTCTTGCCTCCAAACATGAGTCGCCTCTGGTGGTGTTTACATTTACAGGTTTGAAGGAGATGTTCCCTTTCGATCATTCCAAAGGACACCCGGGGAAAGTCAAGGTGTATCTAAACGACATCCTGAGCCCTTACCACAGCGTAAATGAACTGAAAAATGAAGCGCACATGCTGATAAAAAATGTATTACTGGGACAAATTGAGAAAATAAAATAACTATATTTGTTACTAAGTAATTCTTAACAAATATGTCAACAAACAATTCTAAAACCAATTGGGGCCAGTTTATCCCTTTGGTAACGGTGTTTTTTTTCTGGGGATTTGTTGCGGCGAGCAACGATATCTTGATACCTGTTTTCAAAAAAGCATTTAATCTCACCCAAGGACAAAGCCAGTTAGTCTCACTCGCTTTTTACATTGCCTACACCGTAGGTTCCCTGATATATTTATTCATATCCAAATCTTTAAAGAACGATTTAATCAACCGAATTGGTTATAAAAACGGCTTGATATACGGCTTACTTATCTCCGTAGTGGGTACGTTATTCTTTATCCCAGCGGCTAATAACAGTTCCTTTATACTCATGATCAGCGGGTTGTTTATTATTGGTTTAGGATTTTCTCTTTTACAGATCGTCGCAAATCCTCTGGCCATTGCTTTAGGACCTAAAGAAACCGGTTCGCAACGACTTACACTTGCAGGCGGGATCAATAATTTTGGAACAACCGTAGGACCACTGATTGTTTCTTTTGCCATTTTTGGTGTAGCGACCGCGGAAAATACAGAAGCCAGCATCGAAAGCGTAAAACTCCCATATTTAGGACTTGGTATCGCCTTTATTCTGGTTGCTCTGCTTATTAAATTCTCGAAACTGCCACAGATCACCGCTGTTGTAGAAGAAGACACAGCTGATGCACCAGACGGGCACCACCGAACATCCGCATTTCAGTATCCGCAGCTGGTACTTGGGATGATCGCGATCTTCGTCTATGTGGGTGTAGAGGTAGCTACCGCAAGTAACCTACCCGCCTATATGGAAAACGACCTTGGTTTTGAAACCAAAGATATTGCGCCTTATATTTCACTTTACTGGGCCTCCCTCATGATTGGTAGATGGGGCGGCGCAGTAGAAGCATTTGACGTGAAAGCTGGCACCAAAAAAATCCTACGGTTCTTAGCACCTTATTTGGCCTTTGGTGTATTTCTGGGAGTAAACGCTATCGCCAAACACGACCTCAGCCCTTTCTATATCTATGGCGCGGTGATATTGGTAATGATTGCGGGTGATATCATGAGTAAAGGAAATCCCGCAAAGATGTTGCTGATTTTCTCGTCTCTTGGCATTCTGGCACTCCTGCTGGGGATGGCAACTACGGGCATGGTTTCGGTGTATGCGTTTACGAGTGTGGGGTTATTCTGTTCTACCCTTTGGCCCTGTATTTTTGCACTCGCCATCAATGGTTTGGGCAAGCATACCAATCAGGGATCCAGTTACTTGATCATGATGATTATGGGGGGCGGTATCGTATCTTGGCTGCAAGGCGTTTTAGCGGATATGACCAATATCCATTTCAGTTATATCATAGGAATTGTATGTTTTGCGTATTTGGCATTTTATGCCATCCGTGTGACTGGCATCCTGAAAGCACAGGGCATTTCATTAGACCAAATAAAAAATGAAAGCGGCCACTAACCGATATTTATTACAGAAAAAAAGATTTTGGGCGGGTATTTTACTTGCCCAATTTCTTTTGTTTTACCTTTTCTCGAAACTCGATTTCTTTATAAATCTAAGCGCCGGTCTATTTGAATTTCAAAAAGCAGTCCACCAAAGAATTTTTGCGGCTGTTCACTTTTCTGTTGGTGATGTATGCTATATCATATTAGCGGGTTTGTTTATTTTTTTAATCGTAAAGATGATACGAAGACACAGCAGAAAGAAATACGCCATCATCACACTTATCATGCTGAACGTCTTCTATTTCATCTATCAACTGGCATGGGGGATGCTGTATTTTCAGCCGCCTATTATGCAACAACTGCCGAAAGAAGACATCACCGTAGCAGAAATTAAAAGTCTGGCTATACAGTATCTGAACAAATGCATAGAAACAAGAAAAAACGTTAAAGAAGACCAGTCGGGTACTTTCAAAATCACAAGCCTTCAGGAAATTAAGTTTGAAATCTTACAGCAGCAGGAAGCAATACCGCTCTTATTTAATGACAAAAAAAGTACAGGAATCGATGCCTTCAAACCAAGCTTATTCAGTAAGATCATGGGATTTTCAGGGATTCTTGGATATTATAATCCCTTTACGGCAGAGGCTCAATATAACGCGCTGCTGCCATCTACTTATCTGCCATTCACCCTGGCGCATGAAAGCGCGCATCAGTTAGGTTTCGCACGCGAACACGAAGCTAATTTCATTGGCTACTTAATCGGAAAAGAAGCAACCAATCCCGAATTGCGGTATTCCACACAATATTTTGTATTGAAATCACTTCTAAATGCACTGGCAGAAGAGCATCCGGATTTTGTAAAGACCATCATCCGACAATACTCCCCCGGAATGAAGCGAGACCGTGCCGCGGAAAGAAAACACCGTGAAACCCATGAAGGGATATTTGAAGAGATATTCGGCTTTACAAACGATCTTTTTTTGAAGGGGAACCGCCAGGAAGGCAGCATTACCTATTCCTACTTTGTGGATTTGCTGGTAAGACATGAACGTTTGAAATAAAAAAAGAATCGCATCTTACGATACGATTCAAAAACACAAATGATGAAAAAAAATTTATGCCCGAATAAAAGCTATGCCCTTATTAAGACGGTGTAAAATTACCACAAAACTTTTAATTGACCAAATTTTATCCATGAAACGGATATAAAACAAGTAATTTTATGTGACATATAAAAATCTAATAATAATAAATTACTAATTTTGGCAATTTAATTGTAATAATACTTTCAGTTTGATAAAGAATATTTATCACTACAAAAGGTTTAATAACGAAAAAATATTTCATGTTTTATTAAAAAAAGTTTAAAATATTTTTTCCAAACCACCATAAAAGCACTTACAATATATTATTTCGACTGAAATATAAACAGTTGATTAAAATTTATATATCTCAAAACATCTTAAAGTCGGAATTTGGAGTGTAATTATTTGTCTTTCATTAATAATCCGTTAAAGAAATTCACATTATAAACAACCACGATTTACCATATTGTATAATAAACAAAAAATCCCTTTATGAAAAGGGATTTTGTAGCGAAGACGGGAATTGAACCCGTGACCTCAGGGTTATGAATCCTGCGCTCTAACCAACTGAGCTACCTCGCCGTTAAAGTGGTGCAAATATATAAATATTTTGGGATGTAACAAAAAATTAGTTCAGATTTAAATAAGAAATTACATCCGCCGCATGGTCTGGCTTGGCAATGATCTTATTGTTGGCATCAAGCACGAAATAAGTTGGCGTGGCAACTACATTATATTTCTCCGCAAAAGAACTGTACCAACCCTTCAATTCAGTATCATTAATCCACGGGAGGGTTTTGGCTTTATTATCGTAGGCAATTTTGTCAGTATCCAAAGAAAGCGCGATGATTTCTATATTTTTTGATTTCATTGCGCGATATTTTTCAATGAGTTTCGGCACATCGGCTTCACAGTGCGAACAAGTGGATGTCCAGAATACAATGACTTTTTTATCTGCCTTCACCTGATGAATAGATTTCGCAGTGGTATTAGACGGTTGATTAAATACATAATTCTCTAATACAGCACCGATTTCTGTGTTGCTATTGGTAGCGATGGTGCGTGCAAGACGGTCATTAACCGTAC
This DNA window, taken from Chryseobacterium sp. 6424, encodes the following:
- a CDS encoding lysophospholipid acyltransferase family protein, with the translated sequence MTRILNYIWRGWMVILGTVLTLALGIPVLLLSIRKNHYKYAYKVIRLWCYGMFYGMGFRYELIRLTDKKIDPSMQYVFVSNHTSIMDVMLPCILMPHHPLCYVGKKELVKIPVFGIIYKRVCVMVDRSSARSRAEVYRRCAERMEEGQSIVIFPEGGVPDDTSVVLDQFKDGAFILASKHESPLVVFTFTGLKEMFPFDHSKGHPGKVKVYLNDILSPYHSVNELKNEAHMLIKNVLLGQIEKIK
- a CDS encoding GtrA family protein; the encoded protein is MKTLLLRQKQVILFIIAGALSAVVEIGSFKIFSIYLPTVFPWEYRFYGIHFPLSNIFSTSCGILTNYFLSIWFVFVRGRHSKNREFVYFMGVSFLSTMVSLAFFQIFFGFVFSSHLDLSMIVISREMLSKVSAILLVSVMNYTVKKKIIFNG
- the ppk1 gene encoding polyphosphate kinase 1, encoding MATTFNPRDITWLAFNERVLQEAMDANVPLHLRIRFLGIFSNNLDEFFRVRVAGLKRAMDFKEKFITESFYQPPTKILQNINEIVIRQQLNFDKTWRKIQIEMAAENIFIKTANNLTETQKKFVRQYFDETVESNVIPILLHENAPMPYLRDKSLYMGIAMRRKDVQYASNYAIIEIPSRAVGRFVLLPTENQEKNVMLLEEVIAFNLPHIFSYFGYDEFVAHCFKVTKDAEFDLDNDIKTTLAEKIEKGIKSRRKGKPTRFVFDREMDKALLEFLIRKLNLTKRDSIIPGGKIHNFRHFMDFPEVFKDDATPEERTSFEHPKFLQQRVTDVIQQTDVLLTFPYHRFTPVIDLLREAAMDPEVKSIQITAYRLASQSKIANALINAVRNGKEVTVMLELRARFDEESNLVWKDLLEQEGVKVLVGIPNKKVHAKLCIIKKRSQNKTIQYGFVSTGNFNEKTAKIYGDHLLMTSDRGIMADINKVFHVLRKPKNDFLPTLKSCKNLLLCPQFMREKITQHIELEIAEAKANRRAEIIIKVNSLSDRDLITKLYAAAEAGVTVKLIVRGIYCAVNQKNFKKKIHAISIVDEYLEHARVMYFYNKGHEDLYISSADWMTRNLDHRIEAAVKITQKNLKKEIRDMLDIQLSDNVKARILDKKLRNEYVKTDGPELRSQVATYHYLKNLGNPA
- a CDS encoding MFS transporter gives rise to the protein MSTNNSKTNWGQFIPLVTVFFFWGFVAASNDILIPVFKKAFNLTQGQSQLVSLAFYIAYTVGSLIYLFISKSLKNDLINRIGYKNGLIYGLLISVVGTLFFIPAANNSSFILMISGLFIIGLGFSLLQIVANPLAIALGPKETGSQRLTLAGGINNFGTTVGPLIVSFAIFGVATAENTEASIESVKLPYLGLGIAFILVALLIKFSKLPQITAVVEEDTADAPDGHHRTSAFQYPQLVLGMIAIFVYVGVEVATASNLPAYMENDLGFETKDIAPYISLYWASLMIGRWGGAVEAFDVKAGTKKILRFLAPYLAFGVFLGVNAIAKHDLSPFYIYGAVILVMIAGDIMSKGNPAKMLLIFSSLGILALLLGMATTGMVSVYAFTSVGLFCSTLWPCIFALAINGLGKHTNQGSSYLIMMIMGGGIVSWLQGVLADMTNIHFSYIIGIVCFAYLAFYAIRVTGILKAQGISLDQIKNESGH
- a CDS encoding TonB-dependent receptor plug domain-containing protein; this translates as MRKKLFFVGAMLVVSSNIFAQQEQESTIDEVTIASKTRQQLYKTGKNVQLITAKDLEKQQGKSLTEVLNQVAGFHTVGNYGNSPEPKALKIRGGKSANILILLDGIPLKDVTGNDYTLSDLRLLALENIESIEILNGASSVLYGSNATVSVINIKTKHTSVKSIEGILSARAGSFSTFGQNALIKGRWKQFGYQVSGFNEKSEGISSAAGKDFEKDGFEKQNFNAQVGYLGEALQANISAGWQHHLFDYDGGAFTDAEYRSDDRQHYVSANAGYRYKNGEITFNARFSGNERLGESWVNNRYEDQFSYTGRNFFAELFNNYRFSEFASITAGVQYEDQRMGAKSLPWGGSGLHDDLFIDDTTFHHFDVFANLQLSYKSLHADAGVRMTENSKFGNYWVYSLNPYLLKETSELFFKAGYSYSTAFIAPTLYQTYGSLPYVLPNFELTPETNSAHEINLSAGKKDRSLSITASLFYRDEQDAFAYETVDYTTYAGQFRNIAQNSAKGFEIGADYQPVRQLRFGGNFSFTEKEENTTMLRQPKQRVNSYLDLQLLKNTQILLNHQFVSSRTDSYYDGSTFSVKEVTLEPYHVFSLNVQQKIRPHVEAYLHVGNLFNERYVDIVGYRVKPRHYTFGVNYRF
- a CDS encoding DUF3810 domain-containing protein is translated as MFYLFSKLDFFINLSAGLFEFQKAVHQRIFAAVHFSVGDVCYIILAGLFIFLIVKMIRRHSRKKYAIITLIMLNVFYFIYQLAWGMLYFQPPIMQQLPKEDITVAEIKSLAIQYLNKCIETRKNVKEDQSGTFKITSLQEIKFEILQQQEAIPLLFNDKKSTGIDAFKPSLFSKIMGFSGILGYYNPFTAEAQYNALLPSTYLPFTLAHESAHQLGFAREHEANFIGYLIGKEATNPELRYSTQYFVLKSLLNALAEEHPDFVKTIIRQYSPGMKRDRAAERKHRETHEGIFEEIFGFTNDLFLKGNRQEGSITYSYFVDLLVRHERLK
- a CDS encoding Crp/Fnr family transcriptional regulator; the protein is MFTREILLENGIPVLEMKKKDVLFREDQRASHLFYLLEGEVKIYNIDSEGKEFLINKVLENQFLGEPPFLLGERYPANAMIASETAEVFSFTTAHFREFMAAHPDLLFDFTKEIAKKAYEKTMRLKSIVHQCPHERIINFLKIYKKGLGMEPHEKTIINVTRKEMANSTGLAIETVIRTVKKMEREEKIKLINHKIYY
- a CDS encoding CCA tRNA nucleotidyltransferase — protein: MMINLSQNRNLKLFKLISGIAAQHNQSVYIVGGYVRDLLMKRQAPTDIDFVTEGNGITLAQAVAKEINPNQKVSVFRNYGTAMFRHHGLDLEFVGARKESYAENSRKPSVETGSLEDDQKRRDFTINALAISLNQDAFGELIDPFGGITDIQNKILRTPLEPSQTYSDDPLRMMRAIRFAATLNFSIEDRSLQAIKKEAARISIVSMERVMVEFNKMMLSEKPSIGLKLMEQTGLLQLIIPELTALRGIEEVEGQTHKDNFWHTLEVVDNISRNTDKLWLRWAALLHDIGKAPTKKFVEGTGWTFHGHEFLGSKMVKQLFQRLKLPLGYDLRYVQKMVKLSSRPIALIDDGTSDAALRRLLFDAGEDLEDLFTLCKADITTKNSHKQAKFKKNFEYVALKIKEVEEKDHIRNFQPPISGEEIMGLFNLKPGREIGILKEKVKEAILEGEIANDKTEARTFVIREAATLGLEPSP